The following proteins are encoded in a genomic region of Saccharopolyspora antimicrobica:
- a CDS encoding 2-oxoacid:acceptor oxidoreductase subunit alpha: protein MSTANGHRTNGAQKLNRVVIRFAGDSGDGMQLTGDRFTSEAAAFGNDLATLPNFPAEIRAPAGTLPGVSSFQLHFADYDILTPGDRPDVLVAMNPAALKANLGDLPHGGILIVNTDEFSKRNLTKVGYDANPLDGEELERYQVHRVAMGTLTQGALEGSGLGKKDAERCKNMFALGLLSWMYHRPTEGTERFLREKFAKKPQIAEANVLAFRAGWNYGETTESFAVTYEVAPAKLPAGTYRQITGNTALAYGIVAAGQCSELPVFLGTYPITPASDVLHELAKHKNFGITTFQAEDEIAGVGAALGASFGGALGVTTTSGPGLALKSETIGLAVALELPLLVCDIQRGGPSTGLPTKTEQADLLQALYGRNGESPVPVIAPCSPADCFDAALDAVRIALTYRTPVLLLSDGAIANGSEPWLIPETDQLPDLRVEFATEPNAPDGSGEFWPYVRDPETLAREWAVPGTPGLEHRVGGLEKAEGKGNISYDPDNHDKMVRLRQAKIDGVRVPDLTVDDPSGRARVLVLGWGSSYGPIGAACRRVRGQGMDIAQAHLRHLNPMPGNLGDVLRSYDKVIVPEMNLGQLAMLLRARYLVDVQSYTKVAGLPFQAEELQNVLTDVVQGVSA, encoded by the coding sequence TTGAGCACCGCGAACGGGCACCGGACCAACGGCGCCCAGAAGCTGAACCGGGTGGTCATCCGGTTCGCCGGGGACTCCGGTGACGGCATGCAGCTGACGGGTGACCGGTTCACCTCGGAAGCCGCGGCCTTCGGCAACGACCTGGCCACGCTGCCGAACTTCCCCGCCGAGATCCGCGCACCCGCCGGCACCCTGCCCGGAGTGTCCAGCTTCCAGCTGCACTTCGCCGACTACGACATCCTCACCCCGGGCGACCGGCCCGACGTGCTGGTGGCGATGAACCCGGCGGCGCTCAAGGCGAACCTGGGCGATCTGCCGCACGGCGGCATCCTGATCGTCAACACCGACGAGTTCAGCAAGCGAAACCTGACCAAGGTCGGCTACGACGCCAACCCGCTGGACGGCGAGGAGCTGGAGCGCTACCAGGTCCACCGGGTGGCGATGGGAACGCTGACCCAGGGCGCGCTGGAGGGCAGCGGGCTCGGCAAGAAGGACGCCGAGCGCTGCAAGAACATGTTCGCCCTCGGCCTGCTGTCGTGGATGTACCACCGGCCCACCGAGGGCACCGAGCGGTTCCTGCGCGAGAAGTTCGCCAAGAAGCCGCAGATCGCCGAGGCCAACGTGCTGGCCTTCCGCGCGGGCTGGAACTACGGCGAGACGACCGAATCCTTCGCGGTGACCTACGAGGTCGCGCCCGCCAAGCTGCCCGCCGGGACCTACCGGCAGATCACCGGCAACACCGCGCTGGCCTACGGCATCGTCGCGGCCGGGCAGTGCAGCGAGCTGCCGGTGTTCCTGGGCACCTACCCGATCACGCCGGCCTCCGACGTGCTGCACGAGCTGGCCAAGCACAAGAACTTCGGCATCACCACCTTCCAGGCCGAGGACGAGATCGCCGGTGTCGGCGCGGCGCTGGGCGCCTCCTTCGGCGGGGCGCTGGGCGTGACGACCACCTCCGGGCCCGGGCTGGCGCTGAAGTCGGAGACCATCGGCCTGGCGGTGGCGCTGGAGCTCCCGCTGCTGGTGTGCGACATCCAGCGCGGCGGCCCCTCCACCGGCCTGCCGACCAAGACCGAGCAGGCCGACCTGCTGCAGGCGCTCTACGGCCGCAACGGCGAGTCGCCGGTGCCGGTGATCGCCCCGTGCTCGCCGGCGGACTGCTTCGACGCGGCCCTGGACGCGGTGCGCATCGCGCTGACCTACCGGACACCGGTGCTGCTGCTGTCCGACGGCGCGATCGCCAACGGTTCGGAGCCGTGGTTGATCCCGGAGACCGACCAGCTGCCCGACCTGCGCGTCGAGTTCGCCACCGAGCCCAACGCGCCGGACGGCTCCGGCGAGTTCTGGCCCTACGTGCGTGACCCGGAAACGCTGGCCCGCGAGTGGGCGGTGCCCGGCACGCCGGGCCTGGAGCACCGGGTCGGCGGGCTGGAGAAGGCCGAGGGCAAGGGCAACATCTCCTACGACCCGGACAACCACGACAAGATGGTGCGGCTGCGCCAGGCCAAGATCGACGGCGTGCGGGTCCCGGACCTCACCGTCGACGACCCGTCCGGCCGGGCCCGCGTGCTGGTGCTGGGCTGGGGCTCGTCCTACGGGCCGATCGGCGCGGCCTGCCGCCGGGTCCGCGGTCAGGGCATGGACATCGCGCAGGCCCACCTGCGCCACCTCAACCCGATGCCGGGCAACCTTGGCGACGTGCTGCGCAGCTACGACAAGGTGATCGTCCCGGAGATGAACCTGGGACAGCTGGCGATGCTGCTGCGCGCCCGCTACCTGGTCGACGTGCAGTCCTACACCAAGGTCGCGGGGCTGCCGTTCCAAGCCGAGGAGCTGCAGAACGTGCTCACCGACGTGGTGCAGGGGGTGTCCGCGTGA
- a CDS encoding 2-oxoacid:ferredoxin oxidoreductase subunit beta — MTTTDLGIPGLGGLAGVPTTGEPQKAKDFKSDQEVRWCPGCGDYVVLNAVQSFLPSLGLKRENIVFISGIGCSSRFPYYMNTYGMHSIHGRAPAIATGLATSRPDLSVWVVTGDGDALSIGGNHLIHALRRNVNLKILLFNNRIYGLTKGQYSPTSEVGKVTKSTPAGSLDHPFNPVSLALGAEASFVARVIDSDRASVTETLKAAAEHRGSALVEIYQNCPIFNDGAFDVLKDNDEKQRRIVPLKHGEPITFGPEDEQFGVVSGPDGFRVAKLSEVDEAEVVVHDAHRDDPSYAFALSRLGGQDLNPAVTGIFRSVERPAYDDLARAQVAEAQRSRPADLQKLLHGNDTWTI; from the coding sequence GTGACGACCACCGATCTGGGGATCCCGGGCCTGGGCGGGCTCGCCGGGGTGCCGACGACCGGCGAACCGCAGAAGGCCAAGGACTTCAAGTCCGACCAGGAGGTGCGCTGGTGCCCGGGGTGCGGCGACTACGTCGTGCTCAACGCGGTGCAGAGCTTCCTGCCGTCGCTGGGGCTCAAGCGCGAGAACATCGTGTTCATCTCGGGCATCGGGTGCTCGTCCCGGTTCCCGTACTACATGAACACCTATGGGATGCACTCCATCCACGGCCGCGCCCCGGCGATCGCCACCGGCCTGGCGACCAGCCGGCCGGACCTGTCGGTGTGGGTGGTGACCGGTGACGGCGACGCGCTGTCCATCGGCGGCAACCACCTGATCCACGCCCTGCGCCGCAACGTGAACCTGAAGATCCTGCTGTTCAACAACCGGATCTACGGCCTGACCAAGGGCCAGTACTCGCCGACCAGCGAGGTCGGCAAGGTCACCAAGTCGACCCCGGCGGGTTCCCTGGACCACCCGTTCAACCCGGTGTCGCTGGCGCTGGGCGCGGAGGCGTCGTTCGTGGCGCGCGTGATCGACTCGGATCGCGCGAGCGTGACGGAGACCTTGAAGGCGGCGGCGGAGCACCGCGGCAGCGCCCTGGTGGAGATCTACCAGAACTGCCCGATCTTCAACGACGGCGCCTTCGACGTGCTCAAGGACAACGACGAGAAGCAGCGCCGCATCGTCCCGCTCAAGCACGGCGAGCCGATCACCTTCGGCCCGGAGGACGAGCAGTTCGGCGTGGTCTCCGGCCCGGACGGCTTCCGCGTCGCCAAGCTGTCCGAAGTGGACGAGGCCGAAGTGGTGGTGCACGACGCGCACCGCGACGACCCGTCCTACGCCTTCGCCCTGTCCCGCCTCGGTGGCCAGGACCTCAACCCGGCGGTGACGGGCATCTTCCGCTCGGTCGAACGCCCGGCCTACGACGACCTGGCCCGAGCCCAGGTGGCGGAGGCCCAGCGGTCCAGGCCGGCGGACCTCCAGAAGCTCCTCCACGGCAACGACACCTGGACCATCTGA
- a CDS encoding endo alpha-1,4 polygalactosaminidase codes for MAVDYQLGGAYPPPAGVGLVVRDSTAQPAAGVFNVCYVNGFQTQPAEREVWLRDRRDLVLFEGGDPVVDEGWPDELLLDTSTADKRRRLAEIQGRTIESCAAAGFDAVEIDNLDSYTRSDGALTAEDNLAFAADLARIAHDAGLLIGQKNAADLTGRAKERVGFDFAVAEECLQHDECGDYAAAYGDRVIDIEYTDYLAEPPERTCARQDRPSATVIRDRDLVPSGDEQHFHHRC; via the coding sequence GTGGCGGTTGATTACCAGTTGGGTGGTGCGTATCCGCCGCCCGCTGGTGTCGGACTGGTGGTCCGGGACAGCACGGCGCAACCCGCTGCCGGTGTCTTCAACGTCTGCTACGTCAACGGGTTCCAGACGCAACCGGCGGAGCGCGAGGTGTGGTTGCGCGATCGGCGCGACCTGGTGCTGTTCGAGGGCGGTGACCCGGTCGTCGACGAGGGTTGGCCCGACGAGCTGCTCCTCGACACCTCCACGGCGGACAAGCGCCGCCGACTGGCCGAGATCCAGGGCCGGACGATCGAGTCGTGCGCGGCGGCCGGTTTCGACGCGGTGGAGATCGACAACCTGGATTCCTACACGCGCTCGGACGGAGCCCTCACCGCCGAGGACAACCTGGCCTTCGCGGCGGACCTGGCGCGGATCGCCCACGACGCGGGCCTGCTCATCGGCCAGAAGAACGCCGCGGACCTGACCGGCCGGGCCAAGGAACGGGTGGGTTTCGACTTCGCGGTGGCGGAGGAATGCCTCCAGCACGACGAGTGCGGCGACTACGCGGCCGCCTACGGAGACCGCGTCATCGACATCGAGTACACCGACTACCTGGCGGAACCACCGGAGCGGACGTGCGCCCGGCAGGACCGTCCCTCAGCAACGGTGATCCGGGACCGCGATCTCGTCCCGAGCGGCGATGAGCAGCACTTCCACCACCGGTGCTGA
- a CDS encoding LLM class flavin-dependent oxidoreductase: MKIGLGLPIAEPTALPTWARLADDGPFSTLGLLDRLVYDNPEPLVTLATLAGATRRIRLQTEVLLAPLRQTPLLAKQAATLAQLSGNRFTLGIGVGGREDDHAAAGTDLKRRGRILDEQMDLMHRLWSGEPHSDSAGPIGPAVRPEVLFGGFRPAAIDRVGRWGDGFLAAGPLEYMATTFALARNAWQQHGRPGEPRLIGQLNTAIGPDAVADEARAEMIRYYGDANFANAMVTTPAVLRNQLARLESLGADEAILYCWSPDPDQVNHLADLLP, encoded by the coding sequence ATGAAGATCGGCCTCGGCCTGCCCATCGCCGAACCCACCGCCCTGCCGACCTGGGCGCGACTCGCCGACGACGGCCCGTTCAGCACCCTCGGTCTGCTGGACCGACTGGTGTACGACAACCCGGAGCCCCTGGTCACCCTGGCAACGCTCGCCGGCGCGACCCGCCGCATCCGGCTCCAGACCGAAGTCCTGCTCGCACCGCTGCGCCAAACCCCGCTGCTGGCCAAGCAGGCGGCGACTCTGGCCCAGCTGAGCGGAAACCGCTTCACGCTCGGCATCGGAGTCGGCGGCCGCGAGGACGACCACGCGGCCGCCGGCACGGACCTCAAGCGCCGCGGCCGCATCCTCGACGAGCAGATGGACCTGATGCACCGCCTGTGGTCCGGCGAACCGCACAGCGACAGCGCCGGACCGATCGGCCCCGCGGTGCGCCCGGAGGTGCTCTTCGGCGGCTTCCGGCCGGCAGCCATCGACCGGGTCGGCCGCTGGGGCGACGGATTCCTGGCCGCAGGCCCGCTGGAGTACATGGCAACGACGTTCGCCCTCGCCCGGAACGCCTGGCAGCAGCACGGCCGTCCGGGCGAGCCCCGCCTGATCGGCCAGCTCAACACGGCGATCGGCCCGGACGCGGTGGCCGACGAAGCCCGGGCCGAGATGATCCGCTACTACGGCGACGCGAACTTCGCCAACGCCATGGTCACCACTCCAGCGGTCCTGAGAAATCAGCTCGCCCGCCTCGAATCCCTGGGCGCGGACGAAGCGATCCTCTACTGCTGGTCCCCCGACCCGGACCAGGTGAACCACCTGGCCGACCTCCTCCCGTAA
- a CDS encoding NAD(P)-dependent oxidoreductase produces the protein MTSTEVRPAVTVIGLGEMGSAVAGAFLGGGHPTTVWNRTAERADALVSRGAERAGTVRDAVLASRLVVVSVQGNDVAREVLDTAGEALSGRVVVNLTDGPSAAAREVAEFAAARDAKYLHGQIMTIAPGIGSPDAVVFYGGAQAAYDHYRPVLELLGGRSVFVSPNPGVPGLYGMAVHGTMWGLLNGFLHAAAMLSSEGITTEQFLEHADPSLTALAAFLPMLGGEVDRAEHATGFGGLKHHLPSIDDLVQESRARGLDVELPAYSQALVNRAVDDGYGEDSYSRLVDYFKRG, from the coding sequence ATGACCAGCACCGAGGTTCGTCCTGCTGTGACGGTGATCGGACTGGGTGAGATGGGATCGGCCGTCGCCGGAGCGTTCCTGGGCGGCGGGCATCCGACGACCGTGTGGAACCGCACCGCGGAACGGGCGGACGCACTGGTGTCCCGGGGCGCGGAACGCGCTGGCACGGTCCGGGATGCCGTGCTCGCCAGCCGACTCGTGGTCGTTTCGGTGCAGGGCAACGACGTGGCGCGGGAAGTCCTGGACACCGCTGGCGAAGCGTTGTCCGGGCGCGTCGTCGTCAACCTGACGGACGGCCCGTCCGCGGCAGCGCGCGAGGTCGCCGAGTTCGCCGCGGCCAGGGACGCGAAATACCTGCACGGGCAGATCATGACCATCGCGCCCGGCATCGGCTCGCCTGATGCGGTGGTGTTCTACGGCGGCGCTCAAGCCGCTTACGACCACTACCGCCCGGTGCTGGAGCTGCTGGGCGGCCGGAGCGTCTTCGTCTCGCCCAACCCCGGAGTGCCGGGGCTCTACGGAATGGCCGTGCACGGCACGATGTGGGGATTGCTCAACGGATTCCTGCACGCAGCGGCGATGCTGTCGAGCGAGGGCATCACGACCGAGCAGTTCCTGGAGCACGCCGACCCCTCGCTGACCGCGTTGGCGGCGTTCCTCCCGATGCTCGGCGGCGAAGTGGACCGCGCCGAGCACGCGACCGGGTTCGGCGGTCTCAAGCACCACCTGCCGTCGATCGACGACCTGGTGCAGGAGAGTCGCGCGCGAGGTCTGGACGTCGAACTCCCGGCGTACTCGCAGGCCCTGGTGAACCGCGCTGTGGACGACGGCTACGGCGAGGACAGCTACTCCCGCCTGGTCGACTACTTCAAACGCGGTTGA
- a CDS encoding MFS transporter, with product MGLAVLALPTLLLALDQSVLFLALPHLTEDLRPTGTQMLWIMDVYGFMMAGFLVTMGTLGDRIGRRKLLLIGAVLVGAASVTAAFSTSAEMLITTRALLGIAAASLMPSTLALISNMFQEPHQRGRAIAVWASCFMAGTALGPVIGGVLLEFFWWGSVFLLGVPIMVVLLIAAPFVLPEYRDPDGGRLDLFSVVLSLAAILPVVYGLKVLARDGWQLLPLAAIAAGTAVGAVFVRRQRKLAHPLLDLRLFRYGAFTASLLILMITMVTTGGSYLFITGFLQMVAGLSPMQAGLWMVPSALASIAAAMAAPILVKRLPMGVVIGAGLGLTAAGYLLIAFVDAVGGLPLLVTGFVIVFLGTGPIGALGTNLVVSSAPPERGGSAASLSETSGELGVSLGVAALGSLGTALYRGEIAVPDGVPAPAADAVRGGAEGAIVVVQGLPPALGDQVLTAAREAYTTGLNTVAVVAAVLVAGTAVLAITVLRKAGPVERPEEAPDEATAGVVVASSA from the coding sequence ATGGGGCTTGCCGTTCTCGCACTGCCGACCCTGCTGCTCGCGCTCGACCAGAGCGTGCTGTTCCTCGCCCTGCCGCACCTGACGGAGGATCTGCGGCCCACCGGCACCCAGATGCTATGGATCATGGACGTCTACGGGTTCATGATGGCGGGCTTCCTGGTCACGATGGGAACCCTCGGCGACCGGATCGGCCGCCGCAAGCTGTTGCTGATCGGTGCGGTGCTGGTCGGTGCTGCCTCGGTCACCGCGGCCTTCTCCACCAGCGCCGAGATGCTCATCACCACGCGCGCCCTGCTCGGCATCGCAGCAGCGAGTCTGATGCCCTCCACGCTCGCCCTGATCAGCAACATGTTCCAGGAACCGCACCAGCGCGGACGTGCCATCGCGGTGTGGGCAAGCTGCTTCATGGCGGGCACCGCGCTCGGTCCGGTGATCGGCGGTGTGCTGCTCGAGTTCTTCTGGTGGGGATCGGTGTTCCTGCTGGGCGTACCGATCATGGTCGTCCTGCTGATCGCCGCACCGTTCGTGCTGCCCGAGTACCGCGACCCCGACGGTGGCAGGCTGGACCTCTTCAGCGTGGTGCTGTCCCTGGCGGCGATCCTGCCGGTCGTCTACGGCCTCAAGGTGCTCGCCCGGGACGGCTGGCAGCTGCTGCCCCTGGCGGCGATCGCCGCGGGCACCGCCGTCGGCGCGGTGTTCGTGCGGCGGCAGCGGAAGCTGGCCCATCCCCTGCTGGACCTGCGGCTGTTCCGCTACGGCGCCTTCACCGCATCGCTGCTGATCCTCATGATCACCATGGTCACCACCGGCGGCAGCTACCTGTTCATCACCGGCTTCCTGCAGATGGTCGCGGGCCTGTCCCCGATGCAGGCCGGTCTGTGGATGGTGCCCTCCGCGCTCGCGTCGATCGCGGCCGCCATGGCCGCACCGATCCTGGTCAAGCGGCTGCCGATGGGCGTCGTCATCGGTGCCGGGCTCGGCCTCACCGCCGCGGGATACCTGCTGATCGCCTTCGTCGACGCGGTGGGTGGCCTGCCCCTGCTCGTGACCGGCTTCGTCATCGTCTTCCTCGGCACCGGTCCGATCGGCGCGCTCGGCACCAATCTCGTCGTCAGCTCCGCACCGCCCGAGCGCGGTGGTTCGGCCGCCTCGCTGTCCGAAACCAGCGGCGAGCTCGGAGTTTCGCTGGGCGTCGCCGCACTGGGAAGTCTCGGCACGGCGCTCTACCGCGGCGAGATCGCCGTGCCGGACGGTGTTCCGGCCCCGGCCGCTGACGCGGTGCGGGGCGGTGCCGAAGGCGCGATCGTCGTCGTGCAGGGCTTGCCTCCCGCTCTCGGGGACCAAGTGCTGACTGCTGCGCGCGAGGCCTACACGACGGGTCTCAACACCGTCGCCGTCGTGGCTGCGGTGCTCGTCGCGGGCACCGCCGTCCTCGCAATCACTGTGCTGCGCAAGGCCGGACCCGTCGAGCGCCCGGAGGAAGCACCCGACGAGGCGACCGCCGGTGTCGTCGTCGCAAGCAGCGCCTGA
- the wrbA gene encoding NAD(P)H:quinone oxidoreductase, translated as MTNVAVVYYSSTGNIHTMAEAAAESAEKAGAEVRLRKVAELAPTEVIAQNPAWAEHAAETADIAEASLADVEWADVLLFGTPTRFGLPAAQLKQFIDTTGGLWFQGKLVNKVVSSFTSTSTGHGGQESTLLALNNTFYHWGAIIVPPGFADPVQFDALNGNPYGASSVSANNPANVAEANLAAVEFQARRAVEIASALQRGFAAA; from the coding sequence ATGACCAACGTCGCCGTCGTCTACTACTCCTCCACCGGCAACATCCACACCATGGCCGAGGCCGCCGCGGAGTCCGCCGAGAAGGCGGGTGCCGAGGTCCGCCTGCGCAAGGTCGCCGAACTGGCACCCACCGAGGTCATCGCGCAGAACCCCGCCTGGGCCGAGCACGCCGCGGAAACCGCCGACATCGCCGAGGCGAGCCTCGCGGACGTGGAGTGGGCCGACGTCCTCCTCTTCGGCACTCCGACCCGCTTCGGCCTGCCCGCCGCACAGCTCAAGCAGTTCATCGACACCACCGGTGGCCTGTGGTTCCAGGGCAAGCTGGTGAACAAGGTCGTCTCCTCGTTCACCTCCACCTCGACCGGCCACGGCGGCCAGGAGAGCACCCTGCTAGCGCTGAACAACACCTTCTACCACTGGGGCGCGATCATCGTCCCGCCCGGCTTCGCCGACCCGGTCCAGTTCGACGCGCTCAACGGCAACCCCTACGGCGCCAGCAGCGTCTCCGCCAACAACCCCGCCAATGTGGCCGAAGCCAACCTCGCCGCAGTCGAGTTCCAGGCCCGCCGCGCGGTCGAGATCGCATCGGCCCTGCAACGCGGATTCGCCGCCGCCTGA